A stretch of the Porites lutea chromosome 12, jaPorLute2.1, whole genome shotgun sequence genome encodes the following:
- the LOC140922117 gene encoding receptor-type tyrosine-protein phosphatase delta-like, protein MPRMTVHWQQPAEQNGIIRKYRLVFTYTINGRQTTIASERNNQTFSHSLDVFGGVQYSVEIWAETVKPGPTLTGTKQVPEYKPSASPQNITSEKMNETTYKISWNPLPRDNTNGRVIAYEVNQTTLSITRTTRSASTPSVLQNTTDTFIVLTGLSSCSVYKVEVRAYTSAGPGFFGRLTRNIATSVPSEPTDVKTENPGKRSITLRWGKPKLHGVDVQRYKIIYKGTKDYYPEFKPHTGIQETECPTLRLTITNLVPGTKYAFVVMAETYCSYGSNSSIAQGSTKVDAPLAPVNHDVHVIETKETSVNVTVWHALQTNGPISDYQVLVQKVNDWCNEVSDWKTLGLDIYIAAQIPANSVNPSMVFEVGDGKTYDGYENKQLLNGQKYKIYSRGLARRATKKRSVDQNYLLGKASLIAKVQIEKVYKSDDEDRQGGDTGSQSCDKPSNTAAVISSIVLGTALVISLGVHLYQWRARGISKSGKKYSTEELQVEDHQIEGGVAEVPSPQVESVYMELRPTPIQQTSEYGSLMKNPEGDSDDAKTEQDYANTSFHRLPKPREYEVYQNM, encoded by the exons ATGCCGAGAATGACGGTCCACTGGCAACAACCTGCTGAACAAAATGGTATCATCAGAAAATATAGATTGGTTTTCACCTATACCATTAACGGAAGACAAACTACCATTGCAAGTGAAAGAAATAATCAGACCTTTAGCCACAGTCTAGATGTTTTCGGTGGAGTTCAGTACAGTGTTGAAATTTGGGCAGAAACTGTTAAACCCGGGCCAACGCTAACTGGGACTAAACAAGTGCCAGAATACA AACCAAGCGCGTCACCTCAAAACATAACCTCTGAAAAGATGAACGAAACAACTTACAAAATAAGTTGGAATCCTCTTCCCAGAGACAACACCAATGGTAGAGTGATCGCATATGAAGTGAATCAGACAACGCTTTCTATTACACGCACTACAAGATCCGCGTCCACTCCGTCAGTTCTACAAAACACAACAGACACATTTATCGTTTTAACTGGTCTTTCATCGTGCTCTGTTTACAAAGTTGAAGTACGTGCCTACACCTCTGCTGGGCCAGGATTCTTTGGTAGACTTACTCGTAACATCGCGACGTCAG TTCCAAGTGAACCAACTGACGTGAAGACGGAAAATCCTGGTAAACGAAGCATAACCTTGCGGTGGGGTAAACCGAAACTACACGGGGTTGATGTACAACGTTACAAG ATAATCTATAAAGGTACAAAGGATTATTATCCAGAATTTAAACCGCATACTGGAATTCAAGAAACAGAGTGTCCAACGTTAAGATTGACAATCACCAATCTGGTCCCTGGTACAAAGTATGCTTTTGTTGTGATGGCTGAAACCTACTGTAGCTACGGAAGCAATAGTTCTATTGCGCAGGGAAGCACAAAAGTGGATG CACCTTTGGCGCCTGTAAACCATGACGTCCACGTAatcgaaacaaaagaaacatctGTGAATGTCACGGTGTGGCATGCATTACAAACCAATGGTCCCATCAG TGATTATCAAGTTTTGGTGCAAAAAGTGAATGACTGGTGTAACGAGGTTTCTGACTGGAAGACACTTGGATTAGATATATATATTGCTGCTCAAATCCCCGCTAATTCTGTGAATCCATCCATGGTTTTTGAGGTCGGAGATGGTAAAACATATGATGGTTATGAAAACAAGCAACTGTTAAATGGTCAGAAGTACAAGATATATTCCAGAGGATTGGCTCGCCGCGCAACAAAG AAACGTTCTGTGGATCAAAACTATCTGCTTGGTAAAGCAAGTCTAATTGCCAAAGTTCAAATAGAGAAAG tttacaaatctgATGATGAAGACAGACAGGGAGGGGACACCGGCTCGCAATCATGCGACAAACCTTCAAACACAG CAGCCGTAATATCATCCATCGTCTTAGGGACTGCATTGGTCATTTCTCTTGGAGTGCACCTTTACCAATGGCGTGCTCGGGGAATTTCCAAATCTGGCAAAAAGTATTCTACCGAGGAATTACAAGTAGAAGATCACCAAATTGAAGGAG GCGTTGCAGAAGTCCCGTCTCCTCAAGTGGAATCGGTTTATATGGAACTGCGGCCCACTCCAATCCAGCAAACGTCAGAATATGGATCTCTAATGAAGAACCCGGAAGGAGATAGTGATGATGCTAAAACGGAACAAGATTATGCTAATACCTCCTTCCATCGGCTTCCTAAACCGCGGGAATACGAAGTATATCAAAATATGTAA